A section of the Sceloporus undulatus isolate JIND9_A2432 ecotype Alabama chromosome 3, SceUnd_v1.1, whole genome shotgun sequence genome encodes:
- the COMMD2 gene encoding COMM domain-containing protein 2 isoform X1, producing MLLVLSRSTRSTWASFPGWSPSCPCMDLGTWRSFVSEFGRIAVEFLRKGTNPKIYEGAARKLNVSSETIQHGVEGLTYLLTESAKLMISEIDFQDSILVLGFPEELNALLLQLYLDNRKEIRNILSELAPKLPSYHNLEWRLDVQLASRSLRQQIKPVVTLKLHLNQNGKQTTQILQTDPATLLHLIQQLEQALGEMKTNHCRRIVRNIK from the exons ATGCTGCTGGTTCTGTCGAGGAGCACAAGGAGCACCTGGGCTTCCTTCCCCGGGTGGAGCCCAAG ctgcccttgtaTGGACCTCGGCACATGGCGATCCT ttgtCAGCGAATTTGGTCGTATTGCTGTGGAGTTCTTAAGAAAAGGCACAAACCCCAAAATCTATGAAGGAGCAGCAA gaaAGCTTAATGTTAGTAGTGAGACAATTCAACATGGAGTAGAAGGATTAACATATCTTCTCACTGAGAGCGCCAAACTAATG atCTCAGAGATAGATTTTCAAGACTCCATACTTGTACTAGGCTTCCCTGAAGAGTTGAATGCCTTATTGCTTCAACTATATCTTGATAACCGGAAGGAGATCCGAAATATTCTGAGTGAACTAGCACCAAAACTTCCCAGTTACCACAATCTTGAATGGAGACTAGATGTGCAG cttgCCAGCAGAAGTCTTAGACAACAGATTAAGCCAGTAGTGACTCTAAAGCTACACCTTAACCAGAATGGAAAACAGACCACCCAGATATTACAAACTGACCCAGCAACGTTGCTCCATCTGATTCAGCAACTGGAACAAGCTTTGGGAGAGATGAAAACAAATCACTGTAGACGAATAGTACGCAACATCAAATAG
- the COMMD2 gene encoding COMM domain-containing protein 2 isoform X3, producing MDLGTWRSFVSEFGRIAVEFLRKGTNPKIYEGAARKLNVSSETIQHGVEGLTYLLTESAKLMISEIDFQDSILVLGFPEELNALLLQLYLDNRKEIRNILSELAPKLPSYHNLEWRLDVQLASRSLRQQIKPVVTLKLHLNQNGKQTTQILQTDPATLLHLIQQLEQALGEMKTNHCRRIVRNIK from the exons aTGGACCTCGGCACATGGCGATCCT ttgtCAGCGAATTTGGTCGTATTGCTGTGGAGTTCTTAAGAAAAGGCACAAACCCCAAAATCTATGAAGGAGCAGCAA gaaAGCTTAATGTTAGTAGTGAGACAATTCAACATGGAGTAGAAGGATTAACATATCTTCTCACTGAGAGCGCCAAACTAATG atCTCAGAGATAGATTTTCAAGACTCCATACTTGTACTAGGCTTCCCTGAAGAGTTGAATGCCTTATTGCTTCAACTATATCTTGATAACCGGAAGGAGATCCGAAATATTCTGAGTGAACTAGCACCAAAACTTCCCAGTTACCACAATCTTGAATGGAGACTAGATGTGCAG cttgCCAGCAGAAGTCTTAGACAACAGATTAAGCCAGTAGTGACTCTAAAGCTACACCTTAACCAGAATGGAAAACAGACCACCCAGATATTACAAACTGACCCAGCAACGTTGCTCCATCTGATTCAGCAACTGGAACAAGCTTTGGGAGAGATGAAAACAAATCACTGTAGACGAATAGTACGCAACATCAAATAG